The following proteins are encoded in a genomic region of Rhinoraja longicauda isolate Sanriku21f chromosome 28, sRhiLon1.1, whole genome shotgun sequence:
- the LOC144607293 gene encoding ubiquitin domain-containing protein TINCR-like, whose protein sequence is MHTVQKLLTHWVRTEVGVLLPDGQQLVLVKLKPNDTIKHIRLHLVKQGITSWKMNFIYKGRTLGENETLEGNHITSGAVLLLVKPSTT, encoded by the exons ATGCACACAGTGCAGAAGCTGCTGACTCACTGGGTCAGGACCGAGGTCGGGGTGTTGCTCCCAGATGGTCAGCAGCTGGTCTTGGTCAAGTTGAAGCCGAACGACACGATAAAGCACATCCGCCTTCACCTGGTGAAGCAGGGAATCACCTCCTGGAAGATGAACTTCATTTACAAAGGTCGGACTCTGGGAGAGAACGAGACCCTGGAGGGGAATCACATCACCTCGGGGGCAGTGCTGCTGTTGGTGAAACCATCCACG ACGTGA